The region ATCCGGTCAGCTTTGAAACCACAGCAACTCATTGGAGAAAACCATGCAACTCGCATCTCGATTCGCTTCCCATTCCCCGACGCTGCGCAGTGACTACCCGCTGTCCGACGACCAAATCCGCCGCGTAGCCCCGTCCATCTTCGCGGAGGCCCCGCACGATAGCCGCTCCGAACGGTACGCCTACATTCCCACCGCCGCCGTGCTGGCGGAACTGCGCAAGGAAGGGTTTGAACCCTTCATGGCAGCGCAAACCCGCGTGCGGCACGACGACCGCCGCGACTACACCAAACACATGATTCGCCTGCGCCATGCCAGTCAGATCAACGGCGCGGAAGCCAATGAAATCGTGCTGCTGAACTCGCACGACGGCACCAGCAGCTATCAGATGCTGGCCGGAATGTTCCGGTTCGTTTGCAGCAATGGCCTTGTGTGCGGCGATACCGTGGCCGATGTGCGCGTGCCGCACAAGGGCGACGTGGCCGGTTCTGTCATCGAAGGCGCTTTCGAGGTGTTGAGCGGCTTCGAACGCGTGAAGGAATCCCGCGACCTGATGCGCGCTATCACGCTGGACGAAGGCGAAGCCGAAGTGTTCGCCCGTTCCGCGCTGGCCCTCAAGTACGACCCCACCGATAACAAACCCGCGCCCATCACGGAAAGCCAAATCCTGATGCCGCGCCGGTTCGACGACCGCCGCCCGGACTTGTGGAGCGTGTTCAACCGCACCCAAGAAAACCTGACCAAAGGCGGATTGCATGGCCGCAGCGCCAACGGACGCCGCCAGCAGACCCGCCCCGTGCAGGGCATTGATTCCGATGTGCGCCTCAATCGCGCCCTCTGGATGTTGGCCGATGGCCTGCGCCAGTTGAAGGCCTGATTCCCCACGCGGCAGGGGCAGGCAGCAGCCCTTGCCGCTTTCTTCGCTGCTGCATCCCTGAACCGATAGGAGTTATCACCATGAACGCCATTACCCAAACCGAAGCCCGCGCCCTCAACACCGCCGCCGCTATCCCGCTGGAAGCCGCCGACCCGACCAAGAACCTGATTTTGGTTCCGCTGTCGCGGCTGGTGTCGCGTCCTGCTGGCCGCAACGTGCGCAAGACCCCGCGCATGTCCATTCCCGAACTCGCCGCGAGCATTCAGCGTGTCGGCCTGCTGCAAAACCTCATCGTCATTGCCGCCGCCGATGGCGAGCATTACGAAGTCGTGGCCGGTGGCCGCAGGCTGGCCGCGTTGAAGCTGCTGGCGAAGAAGCGCCGCATCAGCAAGGAATGGGAAGTGCCTTGCCTGTTGGTGGCCGATGGCACCGCCCGCACGGCCAGCCTCACCGAGAACGTGCAGCGCGAAGCCATGCACCCCGCCGACCAGTTCGAGGCATTCGCCGCGCTGGTGGCCGAAGGCCGACCCATCGAGGACATAGCCGCCGATTTCAGCGTCACGCCGCTGGTGGTGCAGCGCCGCTTGAAGCTGGCGAACGTCTCGCCCCGGCTGCTGGCCGACTACCGCGCCGAAGCCGTGACGCTCGATCAGTTGATGGCCCTTGCCATCACCGACGACCACGCCGCGCAGGAAACCGCGTTCTACGACGCGCCGACGTGGCAGCGCAACCCTTCCCAATTGCGCGACCGCCTCACCGAGCGCGAGATTGACGCATACCGGCATC is a window of Janthinobacterium sp. J1-1 DNA encoding:
- a CDS encoding DUF932 domain-containing protein; the encoded protein is MQLASRFASHSPTLRSDYPLSDDQIRRVAPSIFAEAPHDSRSERYAYIPTAAVLAELRKEGFEPFMAAQTRVRHDDRRDYTKHMIRLRHASQINGAEANEIVLLNSHDGTSSYQMLAGMFRFVCSNGLVCGDTVADVRVPHKGDVAGSVIEGAFEVLSGFERVKESRDLMRAITLDEGEAEVFARSALALKYDPTDNKPAPITESQILMPRRFDDRRPDLWSVFNRTQENLTKGGLHGRSANGRRQQTRPVQGIDSDVRLNRALWMLADGLRQLKA